A stretch of the Erpetoichthys calabaricus chromosome 3, fErpCal1.3, whole genome shotgun sequence genome encodes the following:
- the LOC114647901 gene encoding green-sensitive opsin produces the protein MNGTEGINFYVPFSNRTGLVRSPFEYPQYYLAAPWKFSTLCAYMFMLISLGFPINFLTLVVTFKHKKLRQPLNYILVNLAVAGLFMVCFGFTITFYTAMNGYFVFGPTGCAIEGFMATLGGEVALWSLVVLAIERYIVVCKPMGNFRFSSTHAFMGIAFTWVMALSCAAPPLFGWSRYLPEGMQCSCGPDYYTMNPHYNNASYVIYMFVVHFFIPVVIIFFSYGRLICKVKEAAASQQESATTQKAEREVTRMVILMVIGFMLAWTPYATVAFWIFMNQGADFTATLMTIPAFFSKSSSLYNPIIYVLLNKQFRNCMITTICCGKNPLGDDDVSSTASQSKTEVSSVSSSQVSPA, from the exons ATGAATGGCACAGAGGGCATTAACTTCTATGTGCCCTTCTCAAACCGAACGGGTTTGGTACGGAGCCCTTTTGAGTATCCGCAGTACTACCTTGCAGCCCCTTGGAAGTTCTCAACGCTGTGCGCCTACATGTTTATGCTTATTAGTCTGGGCTTCCCCATCAACTTTCTGACACTGGTGGTAACTTTCAAGCACAAGAAACTTCGGCAGCCCCTCAACTATATTTTGGTTAACTTGGCTGTTGCCGGTCTCTTTATGGTCTGTTTTGGTTTCACCATCACCTTCTATACAGCTATGAATGGCTACTTTGTCTTTGGACCTACAGGCTGTGCTATAGAAGGCTTCATGGCAACACTTGGAG GTGAGGTAGCTCTCTGGTCTTTGGTTGTGCTGGCCATTGAACGATACATTGTAGTCTGCAAGCCAATGGGAAATTTTCGCTTTTCTTCTACTCATGCTTTCATGGGCATTGCTTTCACCTGGGTCATGGCACTGAGCTGTGCTGCCCCACCACTATTTGGCTGGTCCAG aTATTTGCCGGAGGGAATGCAGTGTTCATGTGGACCAGACTACTACACTATGAATCCACACTACAACAATGCCTCCTATGTTATCTACATGTTTGTTGTGCACTTCTTTATTCCAGTAGTTATAATCTTCTTCTCTTATGGCCGGCTCATATGCAAAGTCAAAGAG gCAGCAGCATCACAGCAGGAATCAGCAACAACCCAGAAAGCAGAGCGAGAAGTCACTCgcatggtcatcctcatggttaTTGGGTTTATGTTGGCCTGGACCCCCTATGCCACTGTAGCTTTCTGGATTTTTATGAACCAAGGGGCCGACTTCACTGCCACACTCATGACcattcctgccttcttctccaaGAGCTCCTCCTTATATAACCCTATTATATATGTCCTGCTAAATAAACAG TTCCGTAACTGCATGATCACCACAATCTGCTGCGGCAAGAACCCACTTGGAGATGATGATGTGTCCTCCACAGCCTCTCAAAGTAAGACAGAAGTGTCCTCAGTGTCTTCTAGCCAAGTATCTCCGGCATAG